CCCCCGGAGGAAATCAACAATAACTTTGTTAATAAGCTGGCTTGGTTAAATCCTCTGCATCCACAAGTTCAGGAGTTGATCACGGCGTTAATTGTGGAAGTTGTCAGTAATTACGATGTGGATGGTATTCAGCTTGATGACCATTTTGGGATGCCTGTACAGTTTGGTTATGATCCTTTCACTATTCAACTTTACCAGGAAGAACATCAAGGTAAAAGTCCGCCCAATGATTGTTTTAACTCAGAATGGATGAGTTGGCGAGCAAACAAAATTACTGATTTCATGGCAGAAATTTATCAAGCTGTCAAAAGAATTAAACCCTATGCCAAAATATCTCTGTCTCCTAATTCTCAAACTTTTGCCTACAAATATTATCTCCAAAATTGGGAAGATTGGGTAAAAAAAGGTTTGGTAGATGAGTTGATTTTGCAGGTTTATCGTGATGACAAAAGCAGTTTTATTGCTGAATTGTCACAACCTGCGGTGGAATTTGCCCGTAGTCAAATTCCCGTAGGTATTGGGATATCAACGGGAACTTTGAGCGACCCTGTAAAAATTGCTCAAATTCGCGAACAGGTTCAGACTGTGCGCGATCGCCATTTTCCCGGTATCTCTTTTTTCTACTGGGAAAGTTTATGGGGTTACATCGCGCCAGAATCACCCCAACAGCGGCGCAAGGCGTTTTTTGAGATGTTTACTGTCAAGGCCGCAAGACCAGTACTCAGCAATTCAAAATTCCCAGTCCAAAATTCTAAATGAATCAGATCTATCGTAGGGGCGCAAGGCCTTGCGCCCCAAAAGCGTGGTCTATTTACTTTCCCAATCCCTGGTCACTGAGCGGAGCCGTTCGCGTAGCGTCTCGCAGAGAAGTGCAATCCCTATTTTCCTGCTAGATGTCCTTAAAAGCTGCCAAAACTGAATTGAGGTTTACATTGCAGTGGATTTTTGCCACTGTGACCGGTTTTTTGCTGAGTTTATTATTGATTGAAATTGGGGAACAGCCAGATATTGGAGTGGTACAGGCTGCTGTTGGTGGATTGGCGATCGCACTTTCTCAAAGCTTGATTCTCAGACACCCGATCTTTTCTTTAAGATGGGTATTGTCAACTCTTTTGGGTTGGGCTATCATCACGGCTACTGGTATTGGTGCAGTCGGTTGGATTGTACCGACAACTCAGCTTTTACCCCTCAGACTCTTCTGGGGGGCGTTTTATGGCGCAATTGGCGGCTTTGGCATCGGATTTGCCCAATGGCTGGCAATTTACCACCAAGTGCCTTCGGCGTCGCGCTGGATATTCATCAGTGCTGTAAGTTGGGGCGTGGCTATCCCTGTCGGTTCCGCTGTGGGGTTTGTTTTGCGCGAATTTACACAGTTATTTTTAGGGGAAGTCATAGGATTGACTATCACTTGGCTGGTGGTTGCTATCCTCACGGGCATCAATGCTTACAAATTACTTAAGTAATTCCTGGCGTCCACCACAGGCTGATAGTTTTTGATATTGGGCGGATGCTTTTTTTGCGTGTATTATGAGTGCTAAACGCTGATGATATTAAGAATTATGACAAATTTTTCATCAAACACGTGAGTATACTTAAGTATATGTAAGAATCTTAAAGCAATCTTGACATTAGTTCTCAGTAACACTGAGTATAACCGGAGGATTTACCCGGTTCTGGGCACAGAGGGTTTTTCAGACCGTTTTAGCCTGTTGAAGGGTCAATAACTCCGACCTGAAGGTACGGAGCTTGTAAGAAACAAATCTTACGTGTTTGACTAGCCCATTGAGACTAATCCTGATACGCACCTCCGAATACTTCCCCAGTTCGGACAAGTTGCAAGACTTTTTGTTAAGTCGTTGGGTAATGCCAAGACATTCTGGATTAGTTGGGCGAGGGGACTTACTACTTTACTCCGAGGATTATCTCCATGTTGCGAGTACCAGTATTAGCGTATAGCGGGAAACCATTAATGCCTACAAAGGCTAGCAGAGCAAGACGTTGGTTGAAAGAGGGGAAAGCAAAGGTCATTCACAACGACCTGGGTATTTTCCAAATCCAACTAACCAACCGCCACTATCTAAAAACTAAGAATACCCAGCCTATCGCCGTAGGAATTGACCCAGGAAAGCTATACACGGGTATGGCGGTACAATCTGCGAAGTTTACCCTCTGGCTAGCGCATCTCCAATTACCATTTAAAACCGTGCGAGACCGTATGGAGCAACGCGCCATGATGCGAAGGGGTCGCCGGGGTCGCAGAATTAACCGCAAAATAGCGTTTAAACTTCGCGCTCATCGTCAAGCAAGATTTGATAATCGTCGCCAACGTGGTATTCCTCCTAGCATTCGGGCTAATCGAGAATTAGAACTAAGAGTGGTGGACGAGTTATCGCTGATGTACCCCATCACTACCATCGTCTACGAAGTAATAAAAGCGCGTGGAGATAAGGGATTTAGTCCTGTAATGGTGGGTCAAAAATGGCAGTTAGAAAATCTCCGCAGCGATTGGGACTTCTGCTTTGAACTTAACGGGTGGGAAACCTCAAACATTAGGCGGGAACTGGGACTAGAAAAACAGAAACACTCAAAAGGCGATGCAATTCCAGCAACTCACGCAGTAGATGGTATAGCGCTCGCTTGCAGTGTATTCATCAAATACGGCATCATTGACCGCCATTCAAGAGGCTGGAAAGGGGATGTTACCGTAACTCCCGCACCATTTACAGTTATTCGTCGTCCGCCAATATCGCGCCGCCAACTTCATCTAATGGTTCCCTCAAAAGGTGGGATTAGAAGGAAATACGGCGGTACTGTTACCCGTCACGGTTTCCGAAAGGGCGACTACGTTGAGGCTACCCAAGGTAATAAAACCTATCGCGGCTGGGTAAGTGGCGATACTGAAAAACAAGTTTCTGTCTCTGATGCTGACTGGAAGCGGTTAGGTCAATTCAGCAAAAACAAAGTGCGATTGATTCAGCGTTCAACTGGACTAATTGTCACTAATCAAAGCAAAGCCGTCCTATAAGGACGGGGTTTCTACCCAAGAATTCTGATGAATAATATCTGACAATCTTTTGCTTAAGGCGATCAGGAAAATTTTTACAAGCATAACTGCAAGAAAGTTAACCAATCACCGGATTTTAGATTTGCGATTTTACCCAAAGTCACCAGCGCCGGCTTCTGGTGAACAGAACTTTCCCCGACCGATTGACCCCGACCACGCTAGTAGAGTATCTAGGACTTGCACCCCTACTTGGGGATTTTAGATTGACAATGCACGTATTTGTGCTGCCCACTATGATGCATGTAGCTTGCTGCTTTCCAGGAGTACTAAAAAACAATTGCATTTTCTTTCTAAAATCC
The Gloeotrichia echinulata CP02 DNA segment above includes these coding regions:
- a CDS encoding glycoside hydrolase family 10 protein, with the translated sequence MNRFISRFLFYLVCVELILCLMAFSLPSSSGYDQQSSNPTTTEIRGVWLTNVASGVLFVPWGINRALNQLSALNFNTVYPVVWNRGYTFYQSAVAQRVTGSDTQPLLKFMHGGQDVLAKLIELAKPKGLSVIPWFEYGLMTPHNSELAKRYPQWLTNGQLGINSIKEIPPEEINNNFVNKLAWLNPLHPQVQELITALIVEVVSNYDVDGIQLDDHFGMPVQFGYDPFTIQLYQEEHQGKSPPNDCFNSEWMSWRANKITDFMAEIYQAVKRIKPYAKISLSPNSQTFAYKYYLQNWEDWVKKGLVDELILQVYRDDKSSFIAELSQPAVEFARSQIPVGIGISTGTLSDPVKIAQIREQVQTVRDRHFPGISFFYWESLWGYIAPESPQQRRKAFFEMFTVKAARPVLSNSKFPVQNSK
- a CDS encoding RRXRR domain-containing protein, with the translated sequence MPTKASRARRWLKEGKAKVIHNDLGIFQIQLTNRHYLKTKNTQPIAVGIDPGKLYTGMAVQSAKFTLWLAHLQLPFKTVRDRMEQRAMMRRGRRGRRINRKIAFKLRAHRQARFDNRRQRGIPPSIRANRELELRVVDELSLMYPITTIVYEVIKARGDKGFSPVMVGQKWQLENLRSDWDFCFELNGWETSNIRRELGLEKQKHSKGDAIPATHAVDGIALACSVFIKYGIIDRHSRGWKGDVTVTPAPFTVIRRPPISRRQLHLMVPSKGGIRRKYGGTVTRHGFRKGDYVEATQGNKTYRGWVSGDTEKQVSVSDADWKRLGQFSKNKVRLIQRSTGLIVTNQSKAVL